In Lonchura striata isolate bLonStr1 chromosome 32, bLonStr1.mat, whole genome shotgun sequence, a single window of DNA contains:
- the SLC39A14 gene encoding metal cation symporter ZIP14 isoform X1: MIPSAGPRSCCLLLLLCLLPCPRVRAGVSAASFLQDLLQRYGDSQTLSLKQLKALLNHLDVGVGHANGSQTPQQRLNLSRCFSSVELFAIHNLSEGSPVGHSEFKEFCPTILQQLESGACASENLENEENEQTEESRPSSAEVWGYGFLCVSVISLCSLVGASVVPFMKKTFYKRLLLYFIALAIGTLYSNALFQLIPEAFGFNPQEDYYVSKSAVVFGGFYLFFFTEKILKMLLKQKDQHHHGHSHYGPEALPSKKDQEEGVTEKLQNGDLDHMIPHITSDLECKPPSGEEKAVVGSLSVQDLQASQSACYWLKEVRYSDIGTLAWMITLSDGLHNFIDGLAIGASFTVSVFQGISTSVAILCEEFPHELGDFVILLNAGMTIRQALFFNFISACCCYVGLAFGIVAGSHFSANWIFALAGGMFLYIALADMFPEMNEVSREDEQNGSALITFAIQNAGLLTGFTIMVLLTMYSGQIQIG; the protein is encoded by the exons ATGATCCCCAGCGCTGGCCcccggagctgctgcctgctcctgctgctctgcctcctgccctgcccgcggGTCCGGGCGGGCGTCTCGGCCGCCTCCTTCCTGCAGGATCTGCTCCAGCGCTACGGGGACAGCCAAACCTTGAGCCTGAAGCAGCTCAAGGCCCTGCTGAACCACCTGGATGTGGGAGTGGGACACGCCAATGGCTCCCAAACACCTCAGCAGCGCCTCAACCTTTCCCGC TGCTTCAGCTCCGTGGAGCTTTTTGCCATCCACAACCTGAGCGAGGGCTCCCCTGTGGGGCACAGCGAGTTCAAGGAGTTCTGCCCCAccatcctgcagcagctggagtcGGGGGCGTGCGCCTCCGAAAACCTGGAGAACGAGGAGAATGAGCAGACAGAGGAGAGcaggcccagctctgctgaag TCTGGGGTTACGGTTTCCTCTGCGTCTCCGTCATCTCCCTGTGCTCGCTGGTGGGAGCCAGCGTGGTGCCCTTCATGAAGAAGACCTTTTACAAGCGGCTGCTCCTCTACTTCATAGCTCTGGCGATTGGAACTCTCTACTCCAACGCCCTCTTCCAGCTCATTCCCGAG gcGTTCGGATTCAACCCTCAGGAAGATTATTACGTCTCCAAATCCGCTGTGGTGTTCGGGGGCTTCTACCTCTTCTTCTTCACGGAGAAGATCCTGAAGATGCTCCTGAAGCAGAAGGACCAG CACCACCACGGGCACAGCCACTACGGCCCCGAGGCTCTGCCCTCCAAGAAGGACCAGGAGGAGGGGGTCACGGAGAAGCTGCAGAACGGAGACCTGGACCACATGATCCCACACATCACCAGCGACCTGGAGTGCAAACCCCCCTCCGGGGAGGAGAAGGCCGTGGTGGGCTCCCTCTCTGTCCAG GACCTGCAGGCCTCGCAGAGCGCGTGCTACTGGCTGAAGGAGGTGAGGTACTCGGACATCGGGACGCTGGCCTGGATGATCACGCTCAGCGACGGGCTCCACAACTTCATCGACGGCCTGGCCATCGGCGCCTCCTTCACCGTGTCCGTCTTCCAAGGGATCAGCACCTCCGTGGCCATACTCTGCGAGGAATTCCCACACGAGCTGG GGGACTTTGTGATCCTGCTGAATGCTGGCATGACCATTCGCCAGGCGCTCTTCTTCAACTTCATCTCCGCCTGCTGCTGCTACGTGGGCCTGGCCTTTGGCATCGTGGCCGGCAGCCACTTCTCTGCCAACTGGATCTTCGCCCTGGCTGGAGGGATGTTCCTGTACATAGCCCTGGCTGACATG TTCCCGGAGATGAACGAGGTGAGCCGGGAGGACGAGCAGAACGGCAGCGCCCTGATCACCTTCGCCATCCAGAACGCGGGGCTGCTCACGGGCTTCACCATCATGGTGCTGCTCACCATGTACTCGGGGCAGATCCAGATAGGGTAG
- the SLC39A14 gene encoding metal cation symporter ZIP14 isoform X2 produces MIPSAGPRSCCLLLLLCLLPCPRVRAGVSAASFLQDLLQRYGDSQTLSLKQLKALLNHLDVGVGHANGSQTPQQRLNLSRCFSSVELFAIHNLSEGSPVGHSEFKEFCPTILQQLESGACASENLENEENEQTEESRPSSAEAWGFGFLSVSMINVASLLGVLIVPCSQKAFFSRVLLFFIALSIGTLLSNALFQLIPEAFGFNPQEDYYVSKSAVVFGGFYLFFFTEKILKMLLKQKDQHHHGHSHYGPEALPSKKDQEEGVTEKLQNGDLDHMIPHITSDLECKPPSGEEKAVVGSLSVQDLQASQSACYWLKEVRYSDIGTLAWMITLSDGLHNFIDGLAIGASFTVSVFQGISTSVAILCEEFPHELGDFVILLNAGMTIRQALFFNFISACCCYVGLAFGIVAGSHFSANWIFALAGGMFLYIALADMFPEMNEVSREDEQNGSALITFAIQNAGLLTGFTIMVLLTMYSGQIQIG; encoded by the exons ATGATCCCCAGCGCTGGCCcccggagctgctgcctgctcctgctgctctgcctcctgccctgcccgcggGTCCGGGCGGGCGTCTCGGCCGCCTCCTTCCTGCAGGATCTGCTCCAGCGCTACGGGGACAGCCAAACCTTGAGCCTGAAGCAGCTCAAGGCCCTGCTGAACCACCTGGATGTGGGAGTGGGACACGCCAATGGCTCCCAAACACCTCAGCAGCGCCTCAACCTTTCCCGC TGCTTCAGCTCCGTGGAGCTTTTTGCCATCCACAACCTGAGCGAGGGCTCCCCTGTGGGGCACAGCGAGTTCAAGGAGTTCTGCCCCAccatcctgcagcagctggagtcGGGGGCGTGCGCCTCCGAAAACCTGGAGAACGAGGAGAATGAGCAGACAGAGGAGAGcaggcccagctctgctgaag CGTGGGGCTTTGGTTTTCTCAGTGTGTCCATGATTAACGTGGCCTCCCTGCTCGGAGTCCTCATCGTCCCGTGCTCCCAGAAGGCCTTTTTCAGCCGGGTGCTGCTGTTTTTCATCGCGCTCTCCATCGGCACGCTGCTCTCTAACGCGCTCTTCCAGCTCATCCCAGAG gcGTTCGGATTCAACCCTCAGGAAGATTATTACGTCTCCAAATCCGCTGTGGTGTTCGGGGGCTTCTACCTCTTCTTCTTCACGGAGAAGATCCTGAAGATGCTCCTGAAGCAGAAGGACCAG CACCACCACGGGCACAGCCACTACGGCCCCGAGGCTCTGCCCTCCAAGAAGGACCAGGAGGAGGGGGTCACGGAGAAGCTGCAGAACGGAGACCTGGACCACATGATCCCACACATCACCAGCGACCTGGAGTGCAAACCCCCCTCCGGGGAGGAGAAGGCCGTGGTGGGCTCCCTCTCTGTCCAG GACCTGCAGGCCTCGCAGAGCGCGTGCTACTGGCTGAAGGAGGTGAGGTACTCGGACATCGGGACGCTGGCCTGGATGATCACGCTCAGCGACGGGCTCCACAACTTCATCGACGGCCTGGCCATCGGCGCCTCCTTCACCGTGTCCGTCTTCCAAGGGATCAGCACCTCCGTGGCCATACTCTGCGAGGAATTCCCACACGAGCTGG GGGACTTTGTGATCCTGCTGAATGCTGGCATGACCATTCGCCAGGCGCTCTTCTTCAACTTCATCTCCGCCTGCTGCTGCTACGTGGGCCTGGCCTTTGGCATCGTGGCCGGCAGCCACTTCTCTGCCAACTGGATCTTCGCCCTGGCTGGAGGGATGTTCCTGTACATAGCCCTGGCTGACATG TTCCCGGAGATGAACGAGGTGAGCCGGGAGGACGAGCAGAACGGCAGCGCCCTGATCACCTTCGCCATCCAGAACGCGGGGCTGCTCACGGGCTTCACCATCATGGTGCTGCTCACCATGTACTCGGGGCAGATCCAGATAGGGTAG